The Thermoanaerobaculales bacterium genome segment GACGACACCCTGCGCTCGGTCGACGCAGTCGAGATCAAGGTCGGCCAGTCGGCCAAGCCGGGCCTCGGGGGCCACCTGCCGGCCAGCAAGGTGACCGACGAGATCGCCGCGATCCGCGGATTCCCGCCGGGCCGCGACATCGTCAGCCCCGCCCACTTCGCCGACATCACCAACATCGACGAGCTCCGGTCCAAGGTCGAGCTGCTGCGCGGCGCTACCGGCGGCAAGCCGATCGGCATCAAGATCGCCGCCGGCCGCATCGAGGCCGACCTCGCGGTCGCGCTCGCCGCCGGCCCCGACTTCGTCACCATCGACGGCCGTGCGGGAGGCACCGGCGCCTCGCCCAAGGTCGTCAAGGACTCGGCCGGCATCCCGACCATCTTCGCCCTGGCGAGAGCCCGCCGCTACCTCGACCAGCAAGGGGTGGCAGGGGTCTCGCTGGTGATCACCGGCGGACTGCGCGTGTCATCGGACATCGCGAAGGCGCTCGCCATGGGCGCCGATGCGGTGGCCGTCGCCACCGCCGCGATGATCGCCATCGGCTGCCAGCAGTACCGGATCTGCCACACCGGACGGTGCCCGGTCGGCATCGCCACCCACGACCCGGAGCTGCGGGCACGGCTCGACGTCGAGCTGTCGGCGAGGCGGGCCGCCAACTTCCTGCGCGTGACCACCGCCGAGCTGCAGGCCTTCGCGCGGCTGACCGGCCACGACGACATCCACCAGCTCAGCGTCAACGACCTCCGGACCACGAGCTCGGAGATTGCAGACCACACAACCATTGCCCATGTGGGCGAGCCCGAACGGACGGGCTGACCACCCTCGGAAAGGAGCGAGTGATGGCGAGCACCCAGGACAACCTCATGGCGGCCTTCGCCGGCGAGAGCCAGGCCCGCAACATGTACACCTTCTACGCCCAAGTGGCGCGCAAGGAGGGGTACCACTACATCGCCAAGATCTTCGACGAGACCGCGCTCAACGAGATGCGCCACGCCAAGGACGAGTTCCGGCTCGCCGGCAAGCTCGGCGACACCGCGGCCAACCTCCGGGCGGCGATCTCGGGCGAGGACCACGAGACGAAGTCGATGTACCCGGAGTTCGCGGCGCAGGCGCAGGCCGAGGGCAACAAGGAGGCCGCGATCCTGTTCCGGATGATCGCCCGGATCGAGGCCGAGCACCGCGACCGCTACGCCAAGGTGCTCGAGATGGTCGAGAAGGGCACCGTCTACAAGCGTGACCAGCCGATCCGCTGGAAGTGCTCGGTGTGCGGCTACATCCACGAGGGCACCGAGCCACCGGGCAAGTGCCCGTGCTGCCAGCACGCGCGGGAGTACTTCGAGCCCGAGAACCTGGAGCTCTGACCCGGCTCCCGGGAGCGCGCGAGGCATTCGCCCCGTGCGCGATCCGAATGAGCTTGCCGTGGTTGGCCTCTGCCCCCCACGTTCCTCGGGATGCGCCGTGCGCATCCTGAGGAGCGTTCAAGGCGTGGGCCCCGTGCCAGCCCCCGATGAGGTCTTTGCGGTTGGCCCCTGCCCAAGGGGCCTCCCGAGATCAGCTGCTTGCAGCTTGAGACCTTCGCGCCCCAGTGGCCGCCCAGCCCGCACGTCTCACTACGAGACGAAAAAGGGAGTCCCGATCTTGATGTAATATATTGATTCGAAAGTTTTTTGCCTCAAGACAGATACCCGCTTCTCCCCACAGCCCGCGTTTCTCATCGACCTCCTCTGGTACCGCCTACCCGTCACCTTTGCCTCCGTTCGGGAGGGCGGTGAAAAGCGCGGGCTACCGCAGCTCCGCAACCTCGGTGCGGTTGCGGCCCGCGCGCTTGGCGCGATAGAGAGCTGCGTCGGCGACCTCGATGAGACGGTCGGGGTCGCGCGCGTCGGTCGCCGGGCACACCGACGCGCCGATGGTGACGGTGACCGGGATCGCCCCCGCGCGGGTCTCGATAGGCGTCGAGCCGACCTGCCGGCAGAGCCGGTCTCCGACCTGGCGGGCGGCGGCGACACCGCCCGGCCGCAGCAGGGCGAGGAACTCGTCGCCCCCGTAGCGCCCCACCGCCTCGGCCGAGCGCAGGCTCAGCTGCAGGCGGCGGGCGACCTCCCGCAGCACCTCGTCGCCGACGGCGTGGCCGTGGACGTCGTTGATCTGCTTGAAGTGGTCGATGTCGATCAGCAGCAGCGCGAGCGAGTTCGCGTCGCGCCGGGAGCGCGCGAGCTCCATGGCCAGCAGGTCGACGATCCCGCGCCGGTTCCACACCGTGGTCAGCGGGTCGTGGGCGACCTGGTACTCGAGCGCCTGCTGCGCCTCGACCAGCTTGCGGTTGGTCTCGGCGAGCTCCTCGAGCAACCGGCTCTTCTCGACGATCACCGACAGCTGCCCGGCGATCTGGCGGAACAGCGCCGTGTGCTGGTGGGCAAACCCGTGCCGCCGCACGCTCGAGAAGAAGATGAAGCCGATCGGCCGGCCCCTGGCCACCAGCGGCCCGGTCAGGCTCGAGCGCATGCCCTCGCGCACGATGCGCCGGGTCGAGTCGGACTGCGGGTGCTCGGCCAGGTAGGCCTCGAGATCGCCGATGATGCGGGGCTCACCGCTCGCGATGATCTGCTGCAGGCTGCTGCCCGCCAGCGGCGCCGAGTACCCCTGGCCGAGGTGGATTTCGCTCGCGGAGGAGCGCGCCCAGCGGGCGCGGACGACGTCCCCGTCCTCGATCAGGGCCATGCCGATCCGGTCGAACGGGA includes the following:
- a CDS encoding rubrerythrin family protein — encoded protein: MASTQDNLMAAFAGESQARNMYTFYAQVARKEGYHYIAKIFDETALNEMRHAKDEFRLAGKLGDTAANLRAAISGEDHETKSMYPEFAAQAQAEGNKEAAILFRMIARIEAEHRDRYAKVLEMVEKGTVYKRDQPIRWKCSVCGYIHEGTEPPGKCPCCQHAREYFEPENLEL
- a CDS encoding sensor domain-containing diguanylate cyclase, with the protein product MAEDQEDPRIRHYRQAIEALGAGRFDVEVGAGTDGQIGALGRAIQELARTLDGRLSLLTTLASVTEKVNSGMTLDEVLGFVYDHFQPLIPFDRIGMALIEDGDVVRARWARSSASEIHLGQGYSAPLAGSSLQQIIASGEPRIIGDLEAYLAEHPQSDSTRRIVREGMRSSLTGPLVARGRPIGFIFFSSVRRHGFAHQHTALFRQIAGQLSVIVEKSRLLEELAETNRKLVEAQQALEYQVAHDPLTTVWNRRGIVDLLAMELARSRRDANSLALLLIDIDHFKQINDVHGHAVGDEVLREVARRLQLSLRSAEAVGRYGGDEFLALLRPGGVAAARQVGDRLCRQVGSTPIETRAGAIPVTVTIGASVCPATDARDPDRLIEVADAALYRAKRAGRNRTEVAELR
- a CDS encoding glutamate synthase-related protein, encoding MRFQCSVCAHVYDEAVEGTPWSALPDDWVCPVCGAERSYFEPMGAGAPAATVAAAAGAEPDLATYLEPWRRAADDLESAMAAIQQAAITGATVIEPMRSRKSVVSWDEILIQGAQLARLPLNEDRPVSTRTVIGPRARHPMVLDTPVYVSHMSFGALSREATIALAKGSAAAGTAVGSGEGGVLPESLAAAHRYIFEYVPNRYSVNDDTLRSVDAVEIKVGQSAKPGLGGHLPASKVTDEIAAIRGFPPGRDIVSPAHFADITNIDELRSKVELLRGATGGKPIGIKIAAGRIEADLAVALAAGPDFVTIDGRAGGTGASPKVVKDSAGIPTIFALARARRYLDQQGVAGVSLVITGGLRVSSDIAKALAMGADAVAVATAAMIAIGCQQYRICHTGRCPVGIATHDPELRARLDVELSARRAANFLRVTTAELQAFARLTGHDDIHQLSVNDLRTTSSEIADHTTIAHVGEPERTG